In the Micromonospora narathiwatensis genome, one interval contains:
- a CDS encoding M4 family metallopeptidase — protein sequence MKLSPRLAVLSGAAAAGLIAAGTAAAVQAAPSSPRPDPAQARALAANSASALVAGRPAYLHTSADEAFVQQEVISSEGTQYVPYERTYKGLPVVGGDFVLATDATGNLKYASVAQQRSIGSLATTPKLTSAAAAKTARAQLKTVDTVEGTKLVVYTLGAQPALAWETTVRGTDADGPSRLTVDVDALTGTVLRTQEHIVYGTGTGAWNGPSPLTLNTTLSGSTYSMKDPNVTNQSCQDAANNTTFSKSTDTWGNGTATNKETGCVDALFAAQTEHKMLSQWLGRNGANGSGGAWPIRVGLNDQNAYYDGTQVQIGKNTAGQWIGSLDVVAHEIGHGIDDKTPGGISGSGTQEFVADTFGAATEWFANEPAAYDAPDFLVGEKINLVGSGPIRNMYNPSALGDPNCYSSSIPSTEVHKAAGPGNHWFYLLAMGSNPTNGQPTSPTCNSSTVTGLGIQPAIKIMYNAMLLKTTSSSYLKYRTWTLQAAKNLYPSSCTEFNTVKAAWDAVSVPAQSGDPTCTSGSPTPTPSSSTTPPAGCSGQKLANPGFESGNVSWTASSGVITNSTGQAAHGGSYKAWLDGYGTTHTDTLSQSVTIPSGCRATLSFWLHIDTAESTTTTAYDKLTLQANSTTLATYSNLNKNTGYAQKSFDLSSFAGTTVTIKFTGAEDSSLQTSFVIDDTAVDLS from the coding sequence TTGAAGCTCTCACCCCGCCTCGCCGTGCTCTCGGGCGCGGCCGCGGCCGGCCTGATCGCCGCCGGCACCGCCGCGGCCGTGCAGGCCGCGCCCTCCAGTCCTCGCCCCGACCCCGCCCAGGCCCGTGCGCTCGCCGCCAACTCGGCCAGCGCGCTGGTCGCCGGCCGACCCGCCTACCTGCACACCAGCGCCGACGAGGCGTTCGTGCAGCAGGAGGTCATCTCCTCCGAGGGCACCCAGTACGTGCCCTACGAGCGCACCTACAAGGGCCTGCCGGTCGTCGGCGGCGACTTCGTCCTGGCCACCGACGCGACCGGCAACCTGAAGTACGCCTCCGTCGCCCAGCAGCGGAGCATCGGCAGCCTCGCCACCACTCCGAAGCTGACCTCGGCCGCCGCCGCGAAGACCGCGCGTGCCCAGCTCAAGACCGTCGACACCGTCGAGGGCACCAAGCTGGTCGTCTACACGCTCGGCGCCCAACCGGCCCTGGCCTGGGAGACCACGGTCCGTGGCACCGACGCCGACGGCCCGAGCCGGCTCACCGTCGACGTCGACGCGCTGACCGGCACCGTGCTACGTACGCAGGAGCACATCGTGTACGGCACCGGCACCGGCGCGTGGAACGGGCCGAGCCCGCTCACCCTCAACACCACGCTGTCGGGCAGCACGTACTCCATGAAGGACCCGAACGTCACCAACCAGAGCTGCCAGGACGCCGCCAACAACACGACGTTCAGCAAGTCGACCGACACCTGGGGCAACGGCACCGCCACCAACAAGGAGACCGGCTGCGTCGACGCGCTGTTCGCGGCGCAGACCGAGCACAAGATGCTGTCGCAGTGGCTCGGCCGTAACGGCGCCAACGGCAGCGGCGGCGCGTGGCCGATCCGGGTCGGCCTGAACGACCAGAACGCCTACTACGACGGCACCCAGGTCCAGATCGGCAAGAACACCGCGGGCCAGTGGATCGGCTCGCTCGACGTGGTGGCCCACGAGATCGGCCACGGCATCGACGACAAGACCCCGGGCGGCATCTCCGGCAGCGGCACCCAGGAGTTCGTCGCCGACACCTTCGGCGCCGCGACCGAGTGGTTCGCCAACGAGCCGGCGGCGTACGACGCTCCCGACTTCCTCGTCGGCGAGAAGATCAACCTGGTCGGCAGCGGCCCGATCCGCAACATGTACAACCCGTCGGCGCTCGGCGACCCGAACTGCTACTCCAGCAGCATCCCCAGCACCGAGGTGCACAAGGCGGCCGGCCCGGGCAACCACTGGTTCTACCTGCTGGCCATGGGCAGCAACCCGACCAACGGCCAGCCGACCAGCCCGACCTGCAACAGCAGCACCGTGACCGGCCTGGGCATCCAGCCGGCCATCAAGATCATGTACAACGCGATGCTGCTGAAGACCACGTCCTCGTCGTACCTGAAGTACCGCACCTGGACGCTGCAGGCGGCGAAGAACCTCTACCCGAGCAGCTGCACCGAGTTCAACACCGTCAAGGCCGCCTGGGACGCGGTCAGCGTGCCGGCGCAGTCCGGTGACCCGACCTGCACCAGCGGCTCGCCGACGCCGACCCCGAGCTCCTCGACGACCCCGCCCGCGGGCTGCTCGGGCCAGAAGCTGGCCAACCCCGGCTTCGAGTCCGGCAACGTGAGCTGGACCGCCAGCTCCGGCGTCATCACCAACTCGACCGGCCAGGCGGCGCACGGCGGCTCGTACAAGGCGTGGCTGGACGGCTACGGCACCACCCACACCGACACCCTGTCGCAGTCGGTGACGATCCCGTCCGGCTGCCGGGCGACCCTCAGTTTCTGGCTGCACATCGACACCGCGGAGTCGACCACGACCACCGCCTACGACAAGCTGACCCTCCAGGCGAACAGCACCACCCTGGCCACCTACTCCAACCTCAACAAGAACACCGGCTACGCGCAGAAGTCCTTCGACCTCTCGTCGTTCGCCGGCACCACCGTCACCATCAAGTTCACCGGCGCGGAGGACAGCTCGCTGCAGACCTCCTTCGTCATCGACGACACGGCGGTCGACCTCTCCTGA
- a CDS encoding LysM peptidoglycan-binding domain-containing protein: protein MATEQTARHRRLTRRRVAVGALVAGAATGAAAILGPAAPASASSVNWDAVAQCESGGNWHINTGNGYYGGLQFSKGTWNGYGGQRYASRADLATRGEQIAVAEKVLDGQGIGAWPVCGRKGGSTKHYSSTSESADHRSPKKAKSERASRHEQSTSRGHRRTAPSTGGTGSYVVKRGDTLSEIAEARDITGGWHALYERNRRVVGDDPGLIFPGMRLRLS from the coding sequence ATGGCAACTGAACAAACCGCACGTCACCGACGCCTCACCCGGCGCAGGGTCGCCGTCGGGGCGCTCGTCGCCGGCGCCGCCACCGGTGCCGCCGCGATCCTCGGGCCGGCCGCGCCGGCCAGTGCGTCCAGCGTGAACTGGGACGCCGTCGCGCAGTGCGAATCCGGCGGCAACTGGCACATCAACACCGGCAACGGCTACTACGGCGGACTCCAGTTCTCGAAGGGCACCTGGAACGGCTACGGCGGGCAGCGGTACGCCAGCCGTGCCGACCTGGCCACCCGCGGTGAGCAGATCGCCGTCGCCGAGAAGGTCCTCGACGGGCAGGGTATCGGCGCCTGGCCGGTCTGCGGCCGCAAGGGCGGCTCGACGAAGCACTACTCGTCCACGTCGGAGTCCGCCGACCACCGGTCCCCGAAGAAGGCGAAAAGCGAGCGGGCGTCGCGGCACGAGCAGTCGACCAGCCGAGGCCACCGGCGTACCGCGCCGAGCACCGGCGGCACCGGCAGCTACGTGGTCAAGCGCGGTGACACCCTGTCCGAGATCGCCGAGGCGCGCGACATCACCGGCGGCTGGCACGCGCTGTACGAGCGCAACCGGCGGGTGGTCGGTGACGACCCGGGCCTGATCTTCCCAGGCATGCGCCTGCGGCTGTCCTGA
- a CDS encoding glycoside hydrolase family 25 domain-containing protein translates to MSVIYVDLSYHDWDRVNGRFDWAAIRRATSPVLCLRATYGDPQGYNPPSPHVADMAHGAAGAGFDVIGGYHNLISGDQASINRQVDYLRRTLDGIGAVWAMLDAERYPELAANGLWPRFDDVRRFVDRWHAVDHRVLATYLPKWIWEGDLGRADLRVLDAPLVASDYGANPAGAPAAVYARAGGDSGPGWAAYGGVTPSIWQYGSNVACPGASGQTDCNAYRGTLAQLRALLVKDDTMTPAEFSAILSDPTVAAQMRALPWQYAGGGIPTGTSTLKVLNSIYQATQPAPAANAAASPTLATLGDQAPADAAAAIVAAIGTTRAAALAAALTTATRPPTQ, encoded by the coding sequence ATGTCGGTGATCTATGTTGACCTGTCCTACCATGATTGGGACCGCGTCAATGGCCGCTTCGACTGGGCGGCCATCCGTCGGGCCACTTCTCCCGTCCTCTGCCTGCGGGCGACCTACGGCGACCCGCAGGGCTACAACCCGCCCAGCCCGCACGTCGCCGACATGGCGCACGGTGCCGCCGGTGCGGGCTTCGACGTGATCGGTGGCTACCACAACCTGATCAGCGGCGATCAGGCCAGCATCAACCGCCAGGTCGACTATCTGCGCCGCACCCTCGACGGGATCGGCGCGGTGTGGGCGATGCTCGACGCCGAGCGTTACCCCGAGTTGGCCGCCAACGGACTCTGGCCGCGCTTCGACGACGTACGCCGGTTCGTGGACCGCTGGCACGCGGTCGACCACCGGGTGCTGGCGACGTACCTCCCGAAGTGGATCTGGGAGGGCGACCTCGGCCGGGCCGACCTGCGGGTCCTCGACGCGCCACTGGTCGCCAGCGACTACGGCGCCAACCCCGCGGGCGCACCCGCCGCCGTCTACGCGCGAGCCGGTGGGGACAGTGGCCCGGGCTGGGCCGCGTACGGCGGGGTGACCCCGTCGATCTGGCAGTACGGGTCGAACGTCGCCTGCCCCGGCGCGTCCGGACAGACCGACTGCAACGCATACCGTGGCACGCTCGCCCAGCTGCGAGCCCTGCTGGTGAAGGACGACACCATGACTCCGGCCGAATTCTCCGCGATCCTGTCCGACCCGACCGTCGCCGCCCAGATGCGCGCCCTGCCCTGGCAGTACGCCGGTGGCGGAATTCCCACGGGCACCTCGACGCTGAAGGTGCTCAACAGCATCTACCAGGCCACCCAGCCGGCACCCGCCGCCAACGCGGCAGCGTCACCGACCCTGGCCACGCTGGGCGACCAGGCTCCCGCCGACGCCGCCGCCGCGATCGTCGCCGCGATCGGCACCACCCGGGCCGCGGCGCTCGCCGCGGCCCTCACCACGGCCACCCGGCCGCCGACCCAGTAA
- a CDS encoding glycoside hydrolase family 3 protein, with protein sequence MIRRRPLGLAVVLVAATALTLPAPATAAGYPYQDPALPVATRVADLLSRMTLDEKIGQMTQAERGAVTASDVATYRLGSLLSGGGSAPTPNTATGWADMYDGFQRGALATPLAIPMIYGVDAVHGHNNVYGATIFPHNIGLGATRDPALVQRIGQAVAEEISGTGVDWDFAPCLCVARNDRWGRTYESFGETPDLPSAMSTLVTGLQGGTLGGPTSVLATAKHYVGDGGTNGGVDQGNTQLGEADLRAIHLPPFQAAVQRGVGAVMISYSSWNGVKLHGNQYLITTVLKGELGFSGFVVSDWNGIDQIDGSAGFTAAEVSTAINAGIDMVMVPTAWKTFISTLRAEVQNGHVPVSRIDDANRRILTKKFELGLFERPYTDRSWTPTVGNAAHRTLARQAVRESQVLLRNTAGILPLAPDNNKIFVAGKNADNIGNQSGGWTISWQGGSGTVTPGTSVLQGIRAAVGPTTTVTYNQRGTGIDRTYRAAVAVVGETPYAEGQGDRAGSMSLDREDLRTIATLRNAGVPVVVVLISGRPLDIAAELPNWTALLASWLPGTEGGGVADVLFGAYAPTGKLPMTWMNSVSQQPINAGDGQVPLFPQGYGLTY encoded by the coding sequence GTGATTCGCCGCCGCCCCCTCGGCCTCGCCGTCGTCCTCGTCGCGGCCACCGCCCTGACCCTGCCGGCCCCCGCCACCGCGGCCGGCTACCCGTACCAGGACCCGGCGCTGCCGGTGGCCACCCGCGTCGCCGACCTGCTCTCCCGGATGACCCTGGACGAGAAGATCGGCCAGATGACCCAGGCCGAACGCGGCGCGGTGACCGCGTCCGACGTGGCCACGTACCGGCTCGGGTCGCTCCTCTCCGGCGGCGGTTCCGCGCCCACGCCCAACACCGCCACCGGCTGGGCCGACATGTACGACGGCTTCCAGCGGGGTGCCCTCGCCACCCCGCTGGCCATCCCGATGATCTACGGCGTGGACGCCGTGCACGGACACAACAACGTGTACGGGGCGACGATCTTCCCGCACAACATCGGCCTGGGTGCCACCCGTGACCCGGCGCTGGTGCAGCGGATCGGCCAGGCCGTCGCCGAGGAGATCTCCGGCACCGGTGTCGACTGGGACTTCGCGCCCTGCCTCTGCGTCGCCCGCAACGACCGCTGGGGTCGCACCTACGAGTCCTTCGGCGAGACGCCGGACCTGCCGTCGGCCATGTCCACCCTGGTCACCGGCCTGCAGGGCGGCACGCTCGGCGGGCCCACGTCGGTGCTCGCGACCGCCAAGCACTATGTCGGTGACGGCGGCACCAACGGCGGCGTCGACCAGGGCAACACCCAGCTCGGCGAGGCCGACCTGCGGGCCATCCACCTGCCCCCGTTCCAGGCCGCCGTGCAGCGCGGTGTCGGCGCGGTGATGATCTCGTACAGCAGTTGGAACGGCGTGAAGCTGCACGGCAACCAATACCTGATCACCACCGTCCTCAAGGGAGAACTCGGCTTCTCCGGCTTCGTCGTCTCCGACTGGAACGGCATCGACCAGATCGACGGCAGCGCCGGCTTCACCGCCGCCGAGGTCAGCACGGCGATCAACGCCGGCATCGACATGGTCATGGTCCCCACCGCCTGGAAGACCTTCATCAGCACCCTGCGCGCCGAGGTGCAGAACGGGCACGTGCCGGTGAGCCGGATCGACGACGCCAACCGGCGGATCCTCACCAAGAAGTTCGAGCTGGGCCTGTTCGAGCGGCCGTACACCGACCGGAGCTGGACCCCGACGGTGGGCAACGCCGCGCACCGGACGCTCGCCCGGCAGGCCGTCCGTGAGTCGCAGGTGCTGCTCAGGAACACCGCCGGGATCCTGCCGCTGGCCCCGGACAACAACAAGATCTTCGTTGCCGGCAAGAACGCCGACAACATCGGCAACCAGAGTGGGGGCTGGACCATCTCCTGGCAGGGCGGGTCGGGCACCGTCACCCCGGGCACCAGCGTCCTCCAGGGCATCCGGGCAGCGGTCGGTCCGACCACGACGGTCACCTACAACCAGCGCGGCACCGGCATCGACCGGACCTACCGCGCGGCCGTCGCCGTGGTCGGTGAGACGCCGTACGCCGAGGGCCAGGGCGACCGCGCCGGCAGCATGAGCCTCGATCGGGAGGACCTGCGAACCATCGCGACGCTGCGCAATGCCGGCGTGCCGGTGGTCGTGGTGCTGATCTCCGGCCGGCCGCTGGACATCGCCGCCGAGTTGCCCAACTGGACCGCGCTGCTGGCCTCCTGGTTGCCCGGCACCGAGGGTGGTGGCGTGGCCGACGTCCTCTTCGGCGCGTACGCGCCCACCGGGAAACTGCCGATGACCTGGATGAACTCGGTCAGCCAGCAGCCCATCAACGCCGGCGACGGGCAGGTGCCGCTCTTCCCGCAGGGGTACGGCCTGACGTACTGA
- the htpG gene encoding molecular chaperone HtpG, translating to MADRVETLEFQAEARQLLQLMVHSIYSNKDIFLRELISNASDALDKLRLESLVDKDLTVDTADLHIEIEVDREARTLTVRDNGVGMSRDEVVGLIGTIAKSGTAELLRKLRESKDAAASQELIGQFGVGFYATFMVADKVTLLTRRAGQSGGTRWESTGEGTYVVEPVDEAPQGTSVTLHLKPADDEDNLHDYTAEWTIREIVKRYSDFIAWPIRMTVERSGEDGATTREEQTLNSMKALWARSRDEVDEAEYKEFYRHVAHDWADPLETIHMRGEGTFEYEALLFLPSHAPLDLFSPQGRRGVQLYVKRVFIMDDCDALMPNYLRFVKGVVDAHDLSLNISREILQQDRQIRAVRRRLVKKVLATLKEMSAESYHTFWTEFGAVVKEGMLEDPDNTEALLDLVRAASTHDPAEPTTLRAYVERMKDGQSEIYYATGENRATIENSPHLEAFRAKGYEVLILTDPVDEVWVERVGQYDGKPLRSVAKGQVDLETDEEKEKSETERKEYADLLTWMSGALAETVKEVRLSSRLTTSPACVVGDAHDMTPTLEKMYRAMGQEVPQVKRILELNPTHPLVTGLRKAHEQGGDTTALTETAELLYGMALLAEGGELADPSRFTRILADRLARTL from the coding sequence GTGGCCGATCGGGTCGAGACGTTGGAGTTCCAGGCCGAGGCTCGTCAGCTGCTTCAGCTGATGGTCCACTCGATCTACTCGAACAAGGACATCTTCCTGCGCGAACTGATCTCGAACGCGTCCGACGCGCTGGACAAGCTGCGGCTGGAGTCGCTGGTCGACAAGGACCTCACGGTCGACACCGCGGACCTGCACATCGAGATCGAGGTCGACAGGGAGGCCCGCACCCTGACCGTGCGGGACAACGGCGTCGGCATGTCCCGCGACGAGGTGGTCGGGCTGATCGGCACGATCGCCAAGTCCGGCACCGCCGAGCTGCTGCGCAAGCTGCGCGAGTCGAAGGACGCCGCCGCCTCCCAGGAGCTGATCGGCCAGTTCGGCGTCGGCTTCTACGCCACCTTCATGGTGGCCGACAAGGTGACCCTGCTGACCCGCCGCGCCGGGCAGAGCGGTGGCACCCGCTGGGAGTCCACCGGCGAGGGCACCTACGTGGTGGAGCCGGTCGACGAGGCCCCGCAGGGCACCTCGGTCACCCTGCACCTCAAGCCCGCCGACGACGAGGACAACCTGCACGACTACACCGCCGAGTGGACGATCCGGGAGATCGTCAAGCGCTACTCCGACTTCATCGCCTGGCCGATCCGGATGACCGTGGAACGGTCGGGCGAGGACGGCGCCACCACCCGCGAGGAGCAGACGCTCAACTCGATGAAGGCGCTCTGGGCCCGTTCCCGCGACGAGGTCGACGAGGCCGAGTACAAGGAGTTCTACCGGCACGTCGCGCACGACTGGGCCGACCCGCTGGAGACCATCCACATGCGGGGCGAGGGCACCTTCGAGTACGAGGCCCTGCTCTTCCTGCCGTCGCACGCCCCGCTCGACCTCTTCTCCCCGCAGGGCCGTCGCGGCGTGCAGCTCTATGTCAAGCGCGTGTTCATCATGGACGACTGCGACGCGCTGATGCCCAACTACCTGCGCTTCGTCAAGGGCGTCGTGGACGCGCACGACCTGTCGCTGAACATCTCCCGGGAGATCCTCCAGCAGGACCGGCAGATCCGCGCCGTGCGCCGCCGCCTGGTCAAGAAGGTCCTCGCCACCCTCAAGGAGATGTCGGCCGAGTCGTACCACACCTTCTGGACCGAGTTCGGCGCGGTGGTCAAGGAGGGGATGCTCGAGGACCCGGACAACACCGAGGCCCTGCTCGACCTGGTCCGGGCCGCCTCCACCCACGACCCGGCCGAGCCGACCACCCTGCGCGCCTACGTCGAGCGGATGAAGGACGGCCAGTCGGAGATCTACTACGCCACCGGCGAGAACCGGGCCACCATCGAGAACTCCCCGCACCTGGAGGCGTTCCGCGCCAAGGGCTACGAGGTGCTGATCCTCACCGACCCGGTCGACGAGGTCTGGGTCGAGCGGGTCGGCCAGTACGACGGGAAGCCCCTCCGCTCGGTGGCCAAGGGCCAGGTCGACCTGGAGACCGACGAGGAGAAGGAGAAGTCCGAGACCGAGCGCAAGGAGTACGCCGACCTGCTGACCTGGATGAGCGGCGCGCTCGCCGAAACCGTCAAGGAGGTCCGGCTCTCCTCCCGGCTCACCACCTCGCCGGCCTGTGTCGTCGGCGACGCGCACGACATGACGCCGACGCTGGAGAAGATGTACCGGGCGATGGGGCAGGAGGTGCCCCAGGTCAAGCGGATCCTCGAACTCAACCCCACCCACCCGCTGGTCACCGGGCTGCGCAAGGCGCACGAGCAGGGCGGTGACACCACCGCCCTGACCGAGACCGCCGAGCTGCTGTACGGCATGGCGCTGCTGGCCGAGGGCGGGGAACTGGCCGACCCGTCCCGGTTCACCCGGATCCTCGCCGACCGGCTCGCCCGTACGCTCTGA
- a CDS encoding alpha/beta fold hydrolase — MFDGFEEFDLTTSGTTIHGRRGGSGPPVLLLHGIPETHLMWHRVAPKLAEHYTVVATDLRGYGDSGKPPSTADHEPYSMRATARDQLEVMRNLGYDQFRLVGHDRGARCAYRLALDAPDAVSRLAVMDVVPTGDAYRRAEMKFSLGYWVWSFLAAPEPVPEQFIGAAPDVLVNFMLDSWPEVKDAFPAEIRAEYVRKFTDPATVHAICEEYRAAATLDYRQDEADRGNRKIACPVLFLWSQRGSVAKLYDDPLAIWREWSDDVRGEPVPVGHFIPEEAPEQTARQLLGFLR, encoded by the coding sequence GTGTTCGACGGGTTCGAGGAATTCGACCTGACGACGTCGGGTACGACGATTCACGGCCGCCGCGGTGGCAGCGGTCCTCCCGTCCTCCTCCTGCACGGCATTCCCGAGACGCACCTCATGTGGCACCGGGTGGCACCGAAGCTCGCCGAGCACTACACCGTCGTCGCCACCGACCTGCGGGGCTACGGCGACAGCGGCAAGCCGCCCAGCACCGCGGACCACGAGCCCTACAGCATGCGCGCGACCGCTCGCGACCAGCTCGAAGTCATGCGGAACCTCGGCTACGACCAGTTCCGGCTCGTCGGACACGACCGCGGCGCGCGGTGCGCGTACCGGCTCGCGTTGGACGCGCCGGACGCGGTCAGCCGGCTGGCCGTCATGGATGTCGTTCCCACCGGGGACGCCTACCGCCGGGCGGAGATGAAATTCAGCCTCGGGTACTGGGTCTGGTCCTTCCTGGCGGCACCGGAGCCGGTGCCCGAGCAGTTCATCGGCGCGGCGCCCGACGTCCTGGTCAACTTCATGCTCGACAGTTGGCCGGAGGTGAAGGACGCGTTCCCGGCCGAGATACGGGCGGAGTACGTCCGGAAGTTCACCGATCCCGCCACCGTGCACGCCATCTGTGAGGAGTACCGGGCCGCCGCGACCCTGGACTACCGGCAGGACGAGGCGGACCGGGGCAACCGGAAGATCGCCTGCCCGGTGCTCTTCCTCTGGAGCCAGCGGGGCTCGGTCGCCAAGTTGTACGACGATCCGCTGGCCATCTGGCGAGAGTGGTCCGACGACGTTCGCGGCGAGCCCGTCCCCGTCGGGCACTTCATCCCCGAGGAGGCACCCGAACAGACCGCCCGGCAGCTGCTGGGCTTCCTCCGGTAG
- a CDS encoding LLM class flavin-dependent oxidoreductase — translation MTDYGHELAFGGFLTPSAGQPEQVVALAKLCEQAGLDLVTFQDHPYQPGFLDTWTLMSFVAAATSRVRLAGNVLNLPLRQPVVLARSVASLDLLTGGRVELGLGAGAFWEAIEAVGGRRLSPGQAVDALDEAIRVIREVWDAERRGMVRVEGEHYRVVGAKRGPAPAHPVGIWVGAYRPRMLRLVGRAADGWLPSLAYLSKGPAELPELNALIDEGAEAAGRDPRAVRRLLNVSGRFTRSSSGFLAGPPEQWVEELAALTLDHGVATFILGADDPTAIQLFAQEVAPAVRELVAAERVEPGSRARAAEEQREAVQAGGATALAVTPTPDPGVRLTDHRLWDESTRPAAPPAPAGHVYTPHAQAVGGHLVDVHDHLRQELAQVRDLLEQVKRGVVSAGAARAVLNQMTMRQNNWTLGAYCAAYCTVVTQHHGLEDNSIFPHLRRAEPGLGPVLDRLEAEHVVIHDVVEGVDRALVDLIRDPGDFTAVQQAVDVLTDTLLSHLSYEEREIVAPLARHGFYAGQV, via the coding sequence ATGACCGACTACGGGCACGAACTGGCCTTCGGGGGCTTCCTCACCCCCAGCGCGGGCCAGCCGGAACAGGTGGTGGCACTGGCCAAGCTCTGCGAGCAGGCCGGCCTCGACCTGGTCACCTTCCAGGACCACCCGTACCAGCCGGGCTTCCTGGACACCTGGACGCTGATGTCGTTCGTGGCCGCGGCGACCAGTCGGGTCCGGCTGGCCGGCAACGTGCTCAACCTGCCCCTGCGCCAGCCGGTGGTGCTGGCGCGCAGCGTGGCCAGCCTGGACCTGCTCACCGGGGGCCGGGTCGAGCTGGGCCTCGGGGCCGGCGCGTTCTGGGAGGCGATCGAGGCGGTCGGCGGGCGTCGGCTCTCCCCCGGGCAGGCGGTGGACGCCCTCGACGAGGCGATCCGGGTGATCCGCGAGGTCTGGGACGCCGAGCGGCGCGGCATGGTCCGGGTCGAGGGCGAGCACTACCGGGTGGTCGGGGCGAAGCGGGGGCCGGCGCCGGCGCACCCGGTGGGGATCTGGGTGGGCGCGTACAGGCCGCGGATGTTGCGGCTGGTCGGGCGCGCGGCGGACGGCTGGTTGCCGTCGCTGGCGTACCTGTCGAAGGGGCCGGCGGAGCTGCCGGAGCTGAATGCGCTGATCGACGAGGGCGCCGAGGCGGCCGGCCGGGATCCCCGCGCGGTGCGGCGGCTGCTCAACGTCTCCGGCCGGTTCACCCGGTCCTCCTCCGGTTTCCTGGCCGGGCCTCCCGAGCAGTGGGTGGAGGAACTGGCCGCGCTCACCCTGGACCACGGCGTCGCCACGTTCATCCTCGGCGCCGACGACCCCACCGCGATCCAGCTCTTCGCGCAGGAGGTGGCGCCCGCGGTCCGCGAGCTGGTCGCCGCCGAGCGCGTCGAGCCCGGCAGCCGCGCCCGGGCCGCCGAGGAGCAGCGCGAGGCGGTCCAGGCCGGCGGCGCCACCGCGCTCGCCGTCACCCCCACCCCCGATCCGGGGGTACGGCTGACCGATCACCGGCTCTGGGACGAGTCCACCCGCCCGGCCGCCCCGCCGGCCCCGGCCGGACACGTCTACACCCCGCACGCCCAGGCCGTCGGCGGGCACCTGGTGGACGTGCACGACCACCTGCGGCAGGAGTTGGCGCAGGTCCGTGACCTGCTCGAACAGGTCAAGCGGGGAGTTGTCTCCGCCGGCGCCGCCCGGGCCGTGCTCAACCAGATGACCATGCGGCAGAACAACTGGACGCTGGGAGCGTACTGCGCCGCCTACTGCACGGTGGTCACCCAGCACCACGGGCTGGAGGACAACTCGATCTTTCCGCACCTGCGGCGCGCGGAGCCCGGGCTGGGTCCGGTGCTCGACCGCCTGGAGGCGGAGCACGTGGTGATCCACGACGTGGTGGAGGGCGTGGACCGCGCCCTGGTCGACCTGATCCGCGACCCGGGCGACTTCACCGCGGTCCAGCAGGCGGTGGACGTGCTCACCGACACCCTGCTGTCGCACCTGTCCTACGAGGAACGCGAGATCGTGGCGCCACTGGCCCGCCACGGCTTCTACGCCGGGCAGGTCTGA
- a CDS encoding FadR/GntR family transcriptional regulator, with the protein MAFAPVPRASVSDHVFGQLRDAIVSGRHRPEETLPGERELAAAFAVNRHAVREALRRLQQLGLVRVSQGGATRVLDWRVHAGLDLALSLARSGDVLPVETLVRDMLEMRACVGVDAARLCAERGDPAVTAALVRAAEEYGSFAPDLPRMAEANIAIWRLIVRGSGNTAYLLAFNSLVAGTFAVGDVPPDSRAAELLDVAGHRRLAAAVAAGQGTAAARHAQALLTAPVTTPAP; encoded by the coding sequence ATGGCCTTCGCCCCCGTACCCCGCGCCTCGGTCTCCGACCACGTCTTCGGGCAGCTCCGCGACGCCATCGTCAGCGGTCGCCACCGGCCAGAGGAGACGCTGCCCGGCGAACGCGAGCTGGCCGCCGCGTTCGCGGTCAACCGGCACGCCGTCCGGGAGGCGCTGCGCCGGCTTCAACAGCTCGGCCTGGTCCGGGTCAGCCAGGGCGGCGCGACCCGGGTGCTGGACTGGCGGGTGCACGCCGGGCTGGACCTGGCGCTCTCGCTGGCCCGGTCGGGAGACGTACTCCCGGTCGAGACGCTGGTCCGCGACATGCTGGAGATGCGGGCCTGCGTCGGTGTCGACGCCGCCCGGCTCTGCGCCGAACGCGGCGACCCGGCGGTCACCGCCGCCCTGGTCCGGGCCGCCGAGGAGTACGGCTCGTTCGCGCCCGACCTGCCCCGGATGGCCGAGGCCAACATCGCGATCTGGCGGCTGATCGTGCGGGGCAGCGGCAACACCGCCTACCTGTTGGCGTTCAACAGCCTGGTCGCCGGCACCTTCGCCGTCGGCGACGTCCCGCCCGACTCGCGGGCCGCCGAGCTGCTCGACGTCGCCGGGCACCGCCGGCTCGCCGCCGCCGTCGCGGCCGGCCAGGGTACGGCCGCCGCCCGACACGCCCAGGCCCTGCTGACCGCCCCGGTCACCACCCCCGCCCCCTGA